Below is a genomic region from Apodemus sylvaticus chromosome 14, mApoSyl1.1, whole genome shotgun sequence.
TTGTGGCAGCAAAATGTATAATTGTCTTTAAAATTTATGCTGGCTATTCCTGGAGTAATAAATAGGAAGTATTTGATCCTACATCACACAgtgttttattaatgttttagGAAGGGAGAGGGCACTTTAGATCTAATTAGGGAAGATTATGGTTTTACTTTTTTTAGTAGGGAAGTTGTTTATAGTTCAGTTGCAGGTTAACTTCCATCTGAAAGTAGTTGGAACTATTGGAGCTTGTGATAGTGTTCTATAGGAGGAAGCAGCGGGCCTATGAGTGTTGCTATTTGGCTcgttttctttattgacattgaGTCTTAtcatttatttggtttatgaAAAAGAATTTTTACTGTTAAATAAATAAGCTGGGTTTTGTATTAACATAGCTCTTAAAATATGTTGTAGTAGCTTTACCAATATATGCGACAATAGCCTGATCACGCTAGACACTTAAcctattattcttatttttctactttcagGGCCTGCAGTTGCCATCACCCACTGCAACCAGCCAGCTCCCGCTCGAATCTGATGCTGTGGAATGCTTAAATGTATGTCATAGTGCCATTGAACCCCACTGAAGTATGGAGCCTGGCCCATAGGATcgattttctttttaacatagtgTGCTTTTCCCATCTCAATAGAAAAAGGCTtaaaaatatgatatatgaaTGGTCTTACAACTCACTGTTGACCCTGCTCCATGCTGCAGTGGGAATTAACTACATTTGCAAAGTGCTTTGCAGTCATTTTTATTATGGTGTTATTTGAATGTTAATAATTTTGTGGTAACAGCGACATGCTAAATGGCTGCAGTGTGGGTATGGTGTTGCAGGAcctgaaaataaaatagttttctaAGGTGGTGCAGATTGTCCTTTTTGGGCCTGGCTATTGAGGATAATAAGCACATAACTGGTAAAGTTATTGAGATATAAATTCAGGTGGCTTACTGCAACAGTGCATTATGTTGTGCTTAAGCATAAGCTAATAGAGCGTTGGGAAAACAGTTGCAAGAGAGTAAAATTGTGTATTTCCCCTTCTACAGTACCAACATTATAAAGGAAGCGACTTTGACTGCGAGTTGAGACTGTTGATTCATCAGAGTCTGGCAGGAGGAATTATTGGTGTTAAAGGTGCTAAAATCAAAGAACTTCGAGAAGTAAGgaattattttgttctgttttgttccttCTGGATttaatagacttttttttttttcatacaaagtTGGTTTTGTGGGTTACTCCCTCAGATCCCTCATCACTATCTAGTTGGGTCTTAAAGTAACAAAAGTAAGTTTTGTTAAATTTACACCATTTCTAAGTCCTGGGTAGTTCCCCACATTCTATTTTGGGAGTAATTGGGTTCAAATGTCTAAACTTAGgaagccttgattttttttttttttttttttttaatttgctgtgATAGCGTCTTCTAATGGATTTTCTCTTGTAAATGTGTTATAGAACACTCAGACAAcaatcaagcttttccaggagtGCTGCCCTCATTCTACTGACAGAGTTGTTCTCATTGGAGGAAAACCTGATAGGGTGGTAGAATGCATCAAGATCATTCTTGACCTTATATCTGAGGTATCTTTGGGATATTTTTGTTTGCATTCAATTTCATCAAACTACCAGAAATAAGGCAATATTCCATCTCCCTGCAAGTTTTATATTGCCTCCGTTAATAGTGTCTTTGATCCTTATGCAAAGGTCCCTATAGTGCCATGTTGCCCACTTCTTACCAGAGATATCTGGAGTAATGGTCCTTCCTCTCCCACCCACATCTGCATAACCCCCATCAGTATTTCAGAAATCTTTTCTATCATTGcttcattcagtctctgcctctATTGCCTTTTGAGATAATAATGTTTGAGATGGGTTGTTGATTGATAGGACCAGGGCTGTTTTTCTTCAGGCTTTAAGgtgctgtgtttctatttttagtCTCCCATCAAAGGACGTGCACAACCTTATGATCCCAACTTTTATGACGAAACCTATGATTATGGTGGTTTTACAATGATGTTTGATGACCGCCGAGGACGGCCTGTAGGATTTCCCATGAGGGGAAGAGGTGGTTTTGACAGAATGCCTCCTGGCCGGGGTGGGCGTCCCATGCCTCCTTCTAGAAGAGATTATGATGATATGAGTCCGCGCCGAggacctcctccacctcctcctggtCGAGGTGGACGGGGTGGCAGCAGAGCTCGgaatcttcctcttcctccaccaccaccacccagaggGGGGTAAGTTTTAAATCCAACCATTAACATTAATAAGAGGCTAAGCTTAGCAGTAACAGTCAGGAGGTGATTTTAATTTGACTATATAAACATTATAACATGTGCTTGCAGAGATCTAATGGCTTATGACAGAAGAGGAAGGCCTGGAGACCGCTATGATGGCATGGTAAGAATTTTTTGACTTATAAAGGAGGGGCCgcatgtgtgttttaaaaaacCTTATAACCAAACATTTGTGCTAGACTGATaattaagagtttttttttttttaaattggatttgcACAGCCATATAAATTTGGTATTTCTGTATGTAATACAGGTTGGATTCAGTGCTGATGAAACTTGGGACTCTGCAATTGACACATGGAGCCCATCAGAATGGCAAATGGCTTATGAGCCACAGGTTGAGTATCAATAATGTTATCAGTAATTACATATTAGTAATTTACCTTGCCTGTCCATAATAATTGGTCTTCCCTCCATACCCCTGTAGTTTCTTGATTCAATTTTTTTCCTGGATAAACTGGGTATGGGTGGTGTGGGAGGACTTTGATTTTTCTAAGCTTTgggatattttagaaatactaaaataagtaattttatttccttttgtttttaggGTGGTTCTGGATATGGTAAGTTTTCTTTGTAAAATcaaatattatttcaattttattttttacgtgAACTTGCTGCTCATTATTTAAATCAGATTATTCTTATGCAGGGGGTCGAGGCTCATATGGTGATCTTGGCGGACCTATTATCACTACACAAGTAACTATTCCCAAAGATGTAAGTAGTTTTAATTTGGGGAATTTAATTATTTGTAGTGGTTGCTGCTTCTGTAAATTCAACAAAGACTCCCAATTTAGGATTGAGATAATGTTTAACAGGGTGGGAGGGTGTTGAATCTTACATCAGATGATACTTAGTtacaccaataaaaagacaatttGGGGTTCTTAATACACATTGTAATGTAAAATTTAGTTCAGGAATTTAATATTGCCATTCTAAATAAATTACTATAAAGTTACTACTTTTCAGCATTTATAAAAGGGAATAAGATTTCTTTAAGGTTGTTGTAAACACTATTTAAAAATCTTTGCAGTTGGCTGGATCTATTATTGGCAAAGGTGGTCAGCGGATTAAGCAAATTCGTCATGAATCTGGAGCATCAATCAAAATTGATGAACCTTTAGAAGGATCTGAAGATCGGATCATTACCATTACAGGAACCCAGGACCAGATACAGAATGCACAGTATTTGCTGCAGAACAGGTCAGTTGACCCTTAGCTTTGTGTTAGTGTATACATACTAAAACCTTTAAAAAGCTTTTCTTCccaattgatttttcttttagaaaccaTGGTGTTTCCATCACTTGGGGATCTAACTTCTAAATATTCTAATTAATAGCTCTTGCcttaattttcttctgttttcttactAAAATGAAGACATTCAATACTAATCTTGCTGGAAGAAGCCTTAACCAAACTTCTCATTTCTCTGGTGAAAACTGCTGCCAAACCACCACTTGTAATAAATTATACAGAGCctgtagaaaatgtagaagagTCATTGGATGTTGGCCTAGTTCTGTGTGGAAGACtagtgattttgttgtttttagataACTAAAACGACAACAAATCACAGTCTGCCATATGGCACAGGCCACCTCTACAGGACAGATAATGATGGTGCTGTAAAACGCAGCATTTCACACCTTCCTCACGCTCCTTTGCCTTTTCTACCAAGTATTAACAGCTTccagtttcattttcttaaccCTGCACTACTACTGTCTATTAACATTTTCTTGAGTTTTACATTGCTTTAATTTATAGTTGCTATTGCTCTTTAAAAGTTCTTCTAATTGTAATGGACATGTTTGTCATTTTATCATTGAAATTGTCTTAATGTTGACTAAGATGTTTTGAACAAAAATTCTAATtcgtacttttttttcttttcttttatagtgTGAAGCAGTATGCAGATGTTGAAGGATTCTAATgcaagatattttttcttttttatagtgtgaagcagtattctggaaagtttttctaagactagtgaagaactgaaggagtcctgcatctttttttttttatctgcttcTGTTTAAAAAGCCAACATTCCTCTGCTTCATAGGTGTTCTGCATTTGAGGTGTAGTGAAATCTTTGCTGTTCACCAGATGTAATGTTTTAGTTCCTTACAAACagggttggggggagggcatG
It encodes:
- the Hnrnpk gene encoding heterogeneous nuclear ribonucleoprotein K isoform X1; amino-acid sequence: METEQPEETFPNTETNGEFGKRPAEDMEEEQAFKRSRNTDEMVELRILLQSKNAGAVIGKGGKNIKALRTDYNASVSVPDSSGPERILSISADIETIGEILKKIIPTLEEGLQLPSPTATSQLPLESDAVECLNYQHYKGSDFDCELRLLIHQSLAGGIIGVKGAKIKELRENTQTTIKLFQECCPHSTDRVVLIGGKPDRVVECIKIILDLISESPIKGRAQPYDPNFYDETYDYGGFTMMFDDRRGRPVGFPMRGRGGFDRMPPGRGGRPMPPSRRDYDDMSPRRGPPPPPPGRGGRGGSRARNLPLPPPPPPRGGDLMAYDRRGRPGDRYDGMVGFSADETWDSAIDTWSPSEWQMAYEPQGGSGYDYSYAGGRGSYGDLGGPIITTQVTIPKDLAGSIIGKGGQRIKQIRHESGASIKIDEPLEGSEDRIITITGTQDQIQNAQYLLQNSVKQYADVEGF
- the Hnrnpk gene encoding heterogeneous nuclear ribonucleoprotein K isoform X2; the protein is METEQPEETFPNTETNGEFGKRPAEDMEEEQAFKRSRNTDEMVELRILLQSKNAGAVIGKGGKNIKALRTDYNASVSVPDSSGPERILSISADIETIGEILKKIIPTLEEGLQLPSPTATSQLPLESDAVECLNYQHYKGSDFDCELRLLIHQSLAGGIIGVKGAKIKELRENTQTTIKLFQECCPHSTDRVVLIGGKPDRVVECIKIILDLISESPIKGRAQPYDPNFYDETYDYGGFTMMFDDRRGRPVGFPMRGRGGFDRMPPGRGGRPMPPSRRDYDDMSPRRGPPPPPPGRGGRGGSRARNLPLPPPPPPRGGDLMAYDRRGRPGDRYDGMVGFSADETWDSAIDTWSPSEWQMAYEPQGGSGYDYSYAGGRGSYGDLGGPIITTQVTIPKDLAGSIIGKGGQRIKQIRHESGASIKIDEPLEGSEDRIITITGTQDQIQNAQYLLQNSVKQYSGKFF
- the Hnrnpk gene encoding heterogeneous nuclear ribonucleoprotein K isoform X4, with product METEQPEETFPNTETNGEFGKRPAEDMEEEQAFKRSRNTDEMVELRILLQSKNAGAVIGKGGKNIKALRTDYNASVSVPDSSGPERILSISADIETIGEILKKIIPTLEEYQHYKGSDFDCELRLLIHQSLAGGIIGVKGAKIKELRENTQTTIKLFQECCPHSTDRVVLIGGKPDRVVECIKIILDLISESPIKGRAQPYDPNFYDETYDYGGFTMMFDDRRGRPVGFPMRGRGGFDRMPPGRGGRPMPPSRRDYDDMSPRRGPPPPPPGRGGRGGSRARNLPLPPPPPPRGGDLMAYDRRGRPGDRYDGMVGFSADETWDSAIDTWSPSEWQMAYEPQGGSGYDYSYAGGRGSYGDLGGPIITTQVTIPKDLAGSIIGKGGQRIKQIRHESGASIKIDEPLEGSEDRIITITGTQDQIQNAQYLLQNSVKQYSGKFF
- the Hnrnpk gene encoding heterogeneous nuclear ribonucleoprotein K isoform X3; translated protein: METEQPEETFPNTETNGEFGKRPAEDMEEEQAFKRSRNTDEMVELRILLQSKNAGAVIGKGGKNIKALRTDYNASVSVPDSSGPERILSISADIETIGEILKKIIPTLEEYQHYKGSDFDCELRLLIHQSLAGGIIGVKGAKIKELRENTQTTIKLFQECCPHSTDRVVLIGGKPDRVVECIKIILDLISESPIKGRAQPYDPNFYDETYDYGGFTMMFDDRRGRPVGFPMRGRGGFDRMPPGRGGRPMPPSRRDYDDMSPRRGPPPPPPGRGGRGGSRARNLPLPPPPPPRGGDLMAYDRRGRPGDRYDGMVGFSADETWDSAIDTWSPSEWQMAYEPQGGSGYDYSYAGGRGSYGDLGGPIITTQVTIPKDLAGSIIGKGGQRIKQIRHESGASIKIDEPLEGSEDRIITITGTQDQIQNAQYLLQNSVKQYADVEGF